The DNA sequence CCTCGGCGATCCACTCCGGCTCGCCGCCCATCTCGATGACGAGGGCCTCGGCGGCCAGCCGCAGTTCCTCGGGGGCCGTGACGCCGAAGGAGCACCCGGCGAGGCGCTGGACGTCGACGGGGGTGCCGGTGAACGTCATCGCGGGGTGCAGGGCCAGCGGCAGGGCTCCGGCCCGCAGGGCGGGGTCGAGGACCTTCGCGCCGTACCGCCCCGAGGTGTGCACGAGCAGCTGGCCGGGCCGTACGGCGCCGGTGTCGGCGAGTCCGGCGACCAGCTCGGGCAGGGCGTCGTCCGGGACGGTCAGCAGGACCAGCTCGGAGCGCCGCAGGACGTCGGCGGGCGGCATCACCGGCACGTCCGGCAGCATCTGCTCGGCGCGCCTGCGGGAGGCGTCGGAGACGGCGGAGACGGCCACCGGGCGGTGCCCGGCGAGCTGGAGGGACGCGGCCAGGGCGGGGCCCACGCGTCCGGCGCCGACGACGCCGACGGTGAGCCGCGCGGGGCGGTCCCTGGGATCTGGCTGTGGGGTTGTGTTCACGCGACGGGGGCCTTCCCGTTCCAGTCCGCTCGGGGTACCGGACGATTTCTCGTCATGTTAACGCGATCGGTTCCGGGGGCGGTCGGTTGTCCACAGGCTGTGGGTTTCCGTGCGGGCGCGTGGCACACGCGCGTGCGGAAATGAGGGTGCCCGCGCGGACGGGCGCGCGGGATGATCGCGGGCATGAGCGATACGGCGGACGGCGTCACGGACACGGTGCGGGGCGAGGGGCAGGGGGCGGGCGAAGGGCCGGGGGCGGACGAGGAGCCGCGTCCGACGCTGCGGGAGCGGAGGATCGCCGCCTGGCGCGGTGCCCCGCGGGTGCTGGCGCGGCTCGGCTTCGTCGCCCCGCTCAGGGAGCGGCTGGCCCTGCTGGAGGCGGCGGGCGACGCGTACGACCTCGACGAGATGTCCGACATCTACGGCAACGGCGTGGTCGAGGCGCTGGAGCGGCGGGTCGCCGGACTGCTCGGCACCGAGGCCGCCGCGTTCTTCCCGACCGGCACGATGGCCCAGCAGGTGGCGCTCCGGTGCTGGGCGGGCCGCACCGGCGCCCCCACGGTCGCCCTGCACGCGCTGAGCCACCCGGAGGTGCACGAGCGGAACGCGTTCAGCCAGGTCAGCGGCTTGCGTCCGGTACGGGTGACGGGCGAGCCACGGCAGCCGACCGCCGCCGAGGTGCGCGACTTCGAGGAGCCGTTCGGGTCGCTGATGCTGGAGCTGCCGCTCAGGGACGCCGGTTTCGTGCTGCCCACCTGGGAGGAGCTGACCGAGGTGGTGGACGCCGCGCGGGAGCGCGACGCGGTCGTGCACTTCGACGGCGCCCGGCTGTGGGAGTGCGCGGAACACTTCGGCCGCCCGCTGGAGGAGATCGCGGCCCTCGCGGACAGCGTCTACGTGTCGTTCTACAAGTCCCTGGACGCCTATGGCGGCGCGGCCCTCGCCGGTCCGGCGACGCTGATCGAGGAGGCGAGGGCCTGGCGGCACCGGTACGGCGGCAACGTCTTCCAGCAGTTCCCCACCGCCCTGTCCGCCCTCGTCGGCCTGGACCGGGAGCTGCCCCGGCTGCCGGAGTACGTCCGGCACGCGCGCGTGGTGGCCGCCGCGCTGCGCGAGGGCCTGGAGGCAGGGGGGCTGCCCTGGTTCCGCGTCCATCCCGAGGTACCGCACACCCACGACTTCCAGGTGTGGCTCCCGTACGACGCCGATGCCGCCGCGGAGACGGCGATCCGGGTGGCCGAGGAGACGGGGACCGTCCTGTTCGCCAACCACTGGGACCCGAAGGGGCCCGGCCTGTCCTTCACGGAGGTGTACGTACGGGCCGCTGGCCTGGAGTGGACCGCCGACGACGTGCGGGCGGCGGCGGTGGAGTTCGCCCGGCGGCTGACCGGCGGCGACACGAAGTAGCCGGCACCGGCGAAGTGGCGGGGGGACGGGGTCGGCGGGGTGAAGGGGCCGCCGGGTCGCCTCGGGCCCCCGCGCCCGGCGTCGGTCAGCGGGCCGCTCGGGAGCGGCCGTGCAGCAGGCGGCCGAGGGCGCGGCGGAGGCGTCCGCGGGCCGGACGGCCGGCCGTCACCGCGCGGAGGCGTCCGGGCGCCGGGCGGTGATCCGTCACCGCGCGGGAGCGCCGGAGGTCGCGCAGTTCGCGGACGACCTGCCAGTCGTTCAGCCCCGGGGCGGGCGGCGGCGGCTCGCCGTGCTGCCGGGCCCGGTGGGTGTCGAGGACGTACTGCTGGGTGAGGCTCATGCCGCCCAGGTTGCGCCGTCCCCGCCGTGACGTCCCGTCGATTGACCGCGGCCGTCAATCGGGGGCCGCGTTGTCGGTGGCGGGGTGCACCATGTGGGCATGAGCGTGAGCATCGACATCGCGGGGCTGCGACCGGAGCGGACCGCCGTCGTGCCCTCGCCCCTGGCCGAGCTGGGCATGGCGCTGCACGCGCTGTCCGAGCCGGGACACCACCCGGCGCTCCAGGACTGGGTGACGGGCGTGACCGCGCGCCTGGACCCGCACCTGGCCGACCGGATGTGCGAGGCGGACTTCCTGTGGCGGACGACGTTCTCGGACCTGTTCCTGCCGAGCGCCGGCATCCCGGACCGCCGGACGCTCCCGGGCGCCACGCTCGCCGAGGAGCTCGACCTGCTGGACAAGCTGTCGGAAGAGCAGTTCGTGGACGCCGCGCTGGAGTTCACCTGCGCCCTCCCCTACGGCCTGCCGGGCCCCGGCCCGCTCACCGACGAGGGGCTGCGGCGCCGCTCGCTGGAGCTGGCCGCCGCGCGGGGACCGCGGCAGATGCTGTTCACCGAGCGGCTGCTGGCCGAGCCGCCCCGGATCAGGGCCTGGCTGCGGCAGTTCCTCCAGGACTGCGACGAGGCGTTCTTCGCCGAGACGTGGTCCCGCCTACGGCACCAGCTCGCCGCCGACACCCGCCACAAGACCGAGCTGCTGCGGCGCAAGGGGCTGGCCGGGGCGCTGGCCGCGGTCTCCCCCGCGGTCACGCTCGACGAGAGCGGGACCCGGATCGGCGTCGACAAGCTGGGCGACGGCCGGACCGCCACGGGTGACGGCGGACTGCTGCTGGTCCCCACCAGCCTCGGCTGGCCGCACCTGATGGTGCTGCACCGGTACGGCTGGCAGCCGGTGCTGCACTACCCGGTCGGCTCCCCCGAGCCGGCCGCCCCGCCGAGCGTGGAGCAGCTGGCCCTGCGGATGACCGCGCTGTCCCACCCGGTCCGCATGCGCATGTCCCGCCATCTGGCCCGCAGCGCCCACACCACCAGCGAGCTGGCCCAAGTGCACGGCATGACGGCGCCCGAGATATCCCGGCACCTGAGCGTGCTGAAGAAGGCCGGCCTGATCACCACGCGGCGCCGCGGGCGGTACGTCCTGCACCAGCTGGACGTGGCGGTCGTGGCCCGGCTCGGCCGCGACTTCCTGGAGGGGATCCTGCGCTGAGCGCCGCGCCCGTAGCCGCCGCGCCCGTACGCCCCGGCGCCCGTACGCCCTGGAGGCCGTGCCGCCCGTCTCAGTCGAAGCGGATGTGCCGCAGGCCCACGCCCACCTGCCGCATCCGGGTCCGCAGCCGCCCCTCGTTGTTGGGCCGCAGGGTCAGCCCGGCCAGTACGGCGATGCGGTCCGCCGTCTTCGGCACCGTGGTGTGGTCGGTCCACAGGTGCTCGGCGAACTCCGGTTCGGCCAGCCGCTCCAGGCAGTGGTCGAGCTGCCGCACCGCCCAGCTCTCCCCGCGCGGGGCGGGTCTGCTCGTGACGGCCCCGAGGAGACGGCCGACGCCGCGTTCACGCAGCCGCCGCAGCACCGTCGCCCGTTCGGCGAGGAGGGTGAAGTGGCGTACGTCGTGGCCCAGTTCGCGCAGCCGGCCGACGGTCTCGGCGAAGTGGCCGGAGTCGGTGACGGTCATGGGGGCGATCACCACGCCGTCGTGCCGGGTGAGGGCGAGGTCGAGGACCTCGACGACGCCGTGCCGCCAGGACGCCAGATCCTGGAAGTCCCCGCGCAGTCCGGGCGGCAGCGTGCGGTGCAGGCCGAACCCGACGTGCTCCGGGTCGCAGACGACGCTGCCCGGCAGGCGGCGCCGTATCTCGTGTGCGGTCTGTGTCTTGCCGCCCCCGAAGGGGCCGTTGATCCACAGGAGCATGCGCAGACCCTACCGGCGCCGAAGCCTCGGTTCAGCCGTGTCCGCCGGCCCGCACCAGACCCGTCTCGTAGGCGAGGACCACCACCTGCACCCGGTCCCGCAGCCCCAGCTTGGTCAGGATGCGGCCCACGTGCGTCTTCACGGTCGCCTCGGAGAGCACCAGCCGGGCGGCGATCTCACCGTTGGACAGGCCCTGCGCGACCAGCACCATGACCTCCCGCTCGCGCTCGGTGAGCCGCTCCAGCTCCTTGTGCTGGGGCTGCTTGCCCGCGCTGGGCAGCATCGGCGCGAAGCGGTCCAGGAGCCGTCGGGTGGTGGACGGGGCCACCACGGCGTCGCCGCTGTGCACCGCGCGGATCGCGGCGAGCAGTTCGCCGGGCGGCACGTCCTTGAGCATGAAGCCGGACGCGCCCGCCTTCAGCCCGGAGAAGGCGTACTCGTCGAGGTCGAAGGTGGTCAGGATGAGCACCTTCGGCGGGTCGGTGTCCGCGCAGATCCTGCGGGTCGTCTCCACGCCGTCGAGCTTGGGCATGCGGACGTCCATCAGGACCACGTCGACGGCGGTGGACCGCAGGACCTCCAGGGCCTCGACGCCGTTGCCCGCCTCCGCCACGACGTCCATGTCCGGCTGGGCGGCGAGCACCATCCGGAACCCGGTGCGCAGCAGCACCTGGTCGTCGACGAGCATCACGCGGATCGTCATGGGGCCTCTTCCGTTCGGCGAGTGGTCTCACATGTCGTTACAGGTGTCAACAAAGGGCACGCGCAGACGTCTAATGCGCGGGTTTGAGCGGCAGCAGCACGCTGATGCGGAATCCTCCGCCGGGGCGCGGGCCCGCGTCCAGGGTGCCGCCGACCATGCCGACCCGCTCCCGCATGCCGATCAGGCCGTGGCCCTGGCCGTCGAAACCGCCCTCCTCGTACAGCTCGTGCGGGGCGCCCT is a window from the Streptomyces capillispiralis genome containing:
- a CDS encoding response regulator; this encodes MTIRVMLVDDQVLLRTGFRMVLAAQPDMDVVAEAGNGVEALEVLRSTAVDVVLMDVRMPKLDGVETTRRICADTDPPKVLILTTFDLDEYAFSGLKAGASGFMLKDVPPGELLAAIRAVHSGDAVVAPSTTRRLLDRFAPMLPSAGKQPQHKELERLTEREREVMVLVAQGLSNGEIAARLVLSEATVKTHVGRILTKLGLRDRVQVVVLAYETGLVRAGGHG
- a CDS encoding Rossmann-like and DUF2520 domain-containing protein encodes the protein MNTTPQPDPRDRPARLTVGVVGAGRVGPALAASLQLAGHRPVAVSAVSDASRRRAEQMLPDVPVMPPADVLRRSELVLLTVPDDALPELVAGLADTGAVRPGQLLVHTSGRYGAKVLDPALRAGALPLALHPAMTFTGTPVDVQRLAGCSFGVTAPEELRLAAEALVIEMGGEPEWIAEENRPLYHAALALGANHLVTLVAQSLELLRTAGVEAPDRMLGPLLGAALDNALRSGDAALTGPVARGDAGTVAAHVSELRRHAPATVAGYLAMARATADRALAHGLLKPELAEDLLGVLADGTGPADGADGTGSAPGESR
- a CDS encoding threonine aldolase family protein, with the protein product MIAGMSDTADGVTDTVRGEGQGAGEGPGADEEPRPTLRERRIAAWRGAPRVLARLGFVAPLRERLALLEAAGDAYDLDEMSDIYGNGVVEALERRVAGLLGTEAAAFFPTGTMAQQVALRCWAGRTGAPTVALHALSHPEVHERNAFSQVSGLRPVRVTGEPRQPTAAEVRDFEEPFGSLMLELPLRDAGFVLPTWEELTEVVDAARERDAVVHFDGARLWECAEHFGRPLEEIAALADSVYVSFYKSLDAYGGAALAGPATLIEEARAWRHRYGGNVFQQFPTALSALVGLDRELPRLPEYVRHARVVAAALREGLEAGGLPWFRVHPEVPHTHDFQVWLPYDADAAAETAIRVAEETGTVLFANHWDPKGPGLSFTEVYVRAAGLEWTADDVRAAAVEFARRLTGGDTK
- a CDS encoding NYN domain-containing protein; the encoded protein is MLLWINGPFGGGKTQTAHEIRRRLPGSVVCDPEHVGFGLHRTLPPGLRGDFQDLASWRHGVVEVLDLALTRHDGVVIAPMTVTDSGHFAETVGRLRELGHDVRHFTLLAERATVLRRLRERGVGRLLGAVTSRPAPRGESWAVRQLDHCLERLAEPEFAEHLWTDHTTVPKTADRIAVLAGLTLRPNNEGRLRTRMRQVGVGLRHIRFD
- a CDS encoding DUF5937 family protein; the protein is MSVSIDIAGLRPERTAVVPSPLAELGMALHALSEPGHHPALQDWVTGVTARLDPHLADRMCEADFLWRTTFSDLFLPSAGIPDRRTLPGATLAEELDLLDKLSEEQFVDAALEFTCALPYGLPGPGPLTDEGLRRRSLELAAARGPRQMLFTERLLAEPPRIRAWLRQFLQDCDEAFFAETWSRLRHQLAADTRHKTELLRRKGLAGALAAVSPAVTLDESGTRIGVDKLGDGRTATGDGGLLLVPTSLGWPHLMVLHRYGWQPVLHYPVGSPEPAAPPSVEQLALRMTALSHPVRMRMSRHLARSAHTTSELAQVHGMTAPEISRHLSVLKKAGLITTRRRGRYVLHQLDVAVVARLGRDFLEGILR